A part of Micromonospora chersina genomic DNA contains:
- the infA gene encoding translation initiation factor IF-1, whose product MPKKDGAIEIEGRVIEPLPNAMFRVELANGHKVLAHISGKMRQHYIRILPEDRVVVELSPYDLTRGRIVYRYK is encoded by the coding sequence ATGCCGAAAAAAGACGGAGCCATCGAGATCGAGGGTCGGGTCATCGAGCCCCTGCCGAACGCCATGTTCCGGGTGGAGCTCGCGAACGGCCACAAGGTGCTGGCTCACATCAGTGGCAAGATGCGGCAGCACTACATCCGCATCCTGCCGGAGGACCGGGTCGTCGTCGAACTCTCGCCGTACGACCTGACCCGCGGGCGCATCGTCTACCGCTACAAGTAA
- the rpsD gene encoding 30S ribosomal protein S4 has protein sequence MARYTGADCRRCRREKMKLFLKGSKCDGPKCPFESRPFPPGQHGRGRTKETEYLLQLREKQKARRVYGVLEKQFRGYYEEAVGKQAKTGEVLLQILESRLDNVVYRAGYAKSRDMARQLVKHGHFTVNGKKVDIPSYRVKEHDIVEVRGKSKELTPFIVAQAEAGSKTVPAWLEAIPSQMKILVHSLPARQVIDTQVQEQLIVELYSK, from the coding sequence ATGGCTCGTTACACCGGTGCTGACTGCCGCCGTTGCCGGCGGGAGAAGATGAAGCTGTTCCTCAAGGGCAGCAAGTGCGATGGCCCGAAGTGCCCGTTCGAGTCCCGGCCGTTCCCGCCCGGGCAGCACGGCCGCGGCCGCACCAAGGAGACGGAGTACCTGCTCCAGCTCCGTGAGAAGCAGAAGGCCCGCCGCGTCTACGGCGTGCTGGAGAAGCAGTTCCGCGGCTACTACGAGGAGGCCGTGGGCAAGCAGGCCAAGACCGGTGAGGTCCTCCTGCAGATCCTCGAGTCGCGGCTGGACAACGTGGTCTACCGGGCTGGCTACGCCAAGTCCCGGGACATGGCCCGCCAGCTGGTCAAGCACGGTCACTTCACGGTGAACGGCAAGAAGGTCGACATCCCGTCGTACCGCGTCAAGGAGCACGACATCGTCGAGGTCCGGGGCAAGAGCAAGGAGCTCACCCCGTTCATCGTCGCGCAGGCCGAGGCCGGCTCCAAGACCGTTCCGGCGTGGCTCGAGGCCATCCCCAGCCAGATGAAGATCCTCGTGCACTCGCTCCCGGCCCGCCAGGTGATCGACACCCAGGTCCAGGAGCAGTTGATCGTCGAGCTCTACTCCAAGTAA
- the rpmJ gene encoding 50S ribosomal protein L36, which produces MKVKPSVKRICNKCRVIRRHGRVMIICSDPRHKQRQG; this is translated from the coding sequence GTGAAGGTCAAGCCGAGCGTCAAGAGGATCTGCAACAAGTGCCGGGTGATCCGCCGGCACGGCCGGGTCATGATCATTTGTTCTGACCCGCGCCACAAGCAGCGCCAGGGCTGA
- a CDS encoding DNA-directed RNA polymerase subunit alpha, with product MLISQRPSLSEESINETRSRFTIEPLEPGFGYTLGNSLRRTLLSSIPGAAVTSIKIDGVLHEFTTIPGVKEDVVELVMNIKELCVSSEHDEPVSMYLRKQGPGDVTAGDIQPPAGVSVHNPDLKLATLNGKGRLDMELTVERGRGYVTAAQNKQAGAEIGRIPVDSIYSPVLKVTYRVEATRVEQRTDFDRLIIDVETKPSMGPRTALASAGSTLVELFGLARELDETAEGIDIGPSPQDAQLAADLALPIEELDLTVRSYNCLKREGINSVGELIGRTEADLLDIRNFGQKSIDEVKMKLAGMGLGLKDSAPNFDPAHVVDAFGEADYDTDDYRETEQL from the coding sequence ATGCTCATCAGCCAGCGACCGTCTCTCTCCGAAGAGTCGATCAACGAGACCCGGTCCCGGTTCACCATCGAGCCGCTGGAGCCGGGCTTCGGCTACACCCTGGGCAACTCGCTGCGGCGCACGCTGCTGTCGTCCATCCCGGGTGCGGCGGTCACCTCGATCAAGATCGACGGTGTCCTGCACGAGTTCACCACGATCCCCGGTGTCAAGGAGGACGTGGTCGAGCTCGTCATGAACATCAAGGAGCTGTGCGTCAGCTCGGAGCACGACGAGCCGGTCAGCATGTACCTGCGCAAGCAGGGCCCGGGCGACGTGACCGCCGGTGACATCCAGCCCCCGGCCGGTGTCTCGGTGCACAACCCGGACCTGAAGCTCGCCACCCTGAACGGCAAGGGCCGGCTCGACATGGAGCTGACCGTCGAGCGTGGTCGTGGCTACGTCACGGCGGCGCAGAACAAGCAGGCGGGCGCGGAGATCGGCCGGATCCCGGTCGACTCGATCTACTCGCCGGTGCTCAAGGTGACCTACCGCGTCGAGGCGACCCGTGTCGAGCAGCGGACCGACTTCGACCGGCTGATCATCGACGTCGAGACCAAGCCGTCGATGGGCCCGCGTACCGCGCTGGCCTCGGCCGGCTCGACGCTCGTGGAGCTGTTCGGGCTGGCCCGGGAGCTGGACGAGACCGCCGAGGGCATCGACATCGGGCCGTCCCCGCAGGACGCCCAGCTGGCGGCCGACCTCGCTCTGCCGATCGAGGAGCTGGACCTCACCGTCCGCTCCTACAACTGCCTCAAGCGCGAGGGCATCAACTCCGTTGGTGAGCTCATCGGGCGTACCGAGGCCGACCTCCTCGACATCCGCAACTTCGGTCAGAAGTCGATCGACGAGGTCAAGATGAAGCTCGCCGGGATGGGCCTGGGGCTGAAGGACTCGGCTCCGAACTTCGACCCGGCGCACGTCGTGGACGCCTTCGGCGAGGCCGACTACGACACCGACGACTACCGCGAGACCGAGCAGCTCTAG
- the rpsK gene encoding 30S ribosomal protein S11 yields the protein MPPKARAGAAVKKVRRKERKNVAHGQAHIKSTFNNTIVSITDPTGAVISWASAGQVGFKGSRKSTPFAAQLAAEAAARRAMDHGMRKVDVFVKGPGSGRETAIRSLQAVGLEVGQISDVTPQPHNGCRPPKRRRV from the coding sequence ATGCCACCGAAGGCTCGTGCCGGAGCCGCTGTCAAGAAGGTCCGGCGCAAGGAACGCAAGAACGTCGCCCACGGGCAGGCGCACATCAAGAGCACCTTCAACAACACCATCGTGTCCATCACGGACCCGACCGGTGCGGTCATCTCCTGGGCCTCCGCGGGCCAGGTGGGCTTCAAGGGCTCGCGCAAGTCGACCCCGTTCGCCGCGCAGCTGGCCGCCGAGGCCGCCGCGCGTCGGGCCATGGACCACGGCATGCGCAAGGTCGACGTGTTCGTCAAGGGCCCCGGCTCCGGCCGGGAGACCGCCATCCGTTCGCTGCAGGCCGTGGGCCTCGAGGTCGGGCAGATCTCCGACGTCACCCCGCAGCCGCACAACGGATGCCGTCCGCCGAAGCGTCGTCGGGTCTGA
- the rpsM gene encoding 30S ribosomal protein S13 gives MARLVGVDLPRDKRMEIALTYIFGVGRTRALETLAATGISPDKRARDLTDEELVQLRDHIEANYQVEGDLRREVAADIRRKVEIGCYAGIRHRRGLPVRGQRTKTNARTRKGPKRTVAGKKKPGKK, from the coding sequence ATGGCACGTCTAGTCGGCGTGGACCTCCCCCGCGACAAGCGGATGGAGATCGCGCTCACCTACATCTTCGGGGTCGGTCGCACCCGCGCCCTGGAGACGCTGGCCGCCACCGGCATCTCGCCGGACAAGCGCGCTCGGGACCTCACGGACGAGGAGCTCGTGCAGCTCCGCGACCACATCGAGGCCAACTACCAGGTTGAAGGTGACCTTCGCCGCGAGGTCGCCGCTGACATCCGCCGCAAGGTCGAGATCGGCTGCTACGCGGGTATCCGGCACCGCCGGGGCCTGCCCGTCCGTGGCCAGCGGACCAAGACCAACGCGCGGACCCGCAAGGGCCCGAAGCGGACCGTCGCCGGCAAGAAGAAGCCCGGCAAGAAGTAA